The Trichocoleus sp. FACHB-46 genome has a segment encoding these proteins:
- the thiL gene encoding thiamine-phosphate kinase, translated as MSNDLSRLKVQDLGEQALLQRLQRFCPEGIVGDDAAVLQTHPQLDLVITTDVLVDAVHFSVGLASPGVYTTSPTDVGWRAAAANLSDLAAMGAAPLGITVGLSAPGETPVVWIEQIYQGLTACLQQFNTPIVGGDVTRSPILTLAITAFGQVAPHQVIRRSTAQPGDAIVATGWHGASRAGLELLLHPEVGQELSESDRTYLIQAHQRPNPRLDILPYLLPSSPISHPSSLLSPPSRIAGMDSSDGLADAIVQICRMSRVGARVERSQIPIPPALTRWVSSEQAMQWALYGGEDFELVLCLEQAVAQALVEQLELGAAIVGTITKEPEVLLIDAAGHEPDETLALQKGFQHF; from the coding sequence GTGAGCAACGATTTATCCAGGTTAAAAGTCCAAGATTTAGGAGAACAAGCATTACTGCAACGTTTGCAGCGCTTTTGTCCTGAAGGAATTGTCGGTGATGATGCTGCTGTGCTCCAGACGCACCCACAACTCGATCTGGTGATTACAACGGATGTATTAGTAGACGCGGTACATTTTAGCGTTGGTCTTGCATCTCCAGGTGTTTATACAACTTCTCCAACAGATGTCGGTTGGCGAGCCGCCGCCGCAAATCTCTCAGATTTAGCCGCAATGGGAGCAGCACCGCTGGGCATTACAGTGGGTTTGAGTGCTCCGGGAGAGACGCCTGTCGTCTGGATTGAACAAATTTACCAAGGCTTAACCGCTTGTCTACAGCAATTTAATACTCCAATTGTGGGTGGAGACGTTACGCGATCGCCTATCCTCACCTTAGCTATTACTGCTTTCGGTCAAGTAGCACCGCATCAAGTGATCCGCCGCTCTACCGCACAACCTGGAGATGCGATCGTCGCGACAGGTTGGCATGGTGCTTCTAGAGCAGGTCTAGAACTGCTACTACATCCTGAGGTAGGTCAGGAGCTTAGTGAGAGCGATCGCACCTATCTCATTCAAGCTCACCAACGCCCCAACCCTCGCCTCGACATTCTGCCTTACCTTCTTCCTTCCTCCCCCATTTCTCATCCCTCATCTTTGCTTTCTCCTCCTTCCAGAATCGCTGGCATGGATAGCAGTGATGGTCTTGCCGACGCGATCGTGCAAATTTGTCGGATGAGTAGGGTGGGTGCCAGGGTTGAGCGGAGCCAAATTCCCATTCCGCCCGCTTTAACTCGTTGGGTTAGCTCTGAACAAGCGATGCAATGGGCGTTATATGGGGGAGAAGATTTTGAATTGGTTTTGTGTCTAGAGCAAGCAGTAGCCCAAGCTTTGGTTGAGCAGTTAGAGCTAGGAGCCGCGATTGTGGGGACGATAACTAAGGAGCCTGAAGTTTTACTGATTGACGCTGCGGGGCATGAGCCTGATGAGACACTGGCTCTACAAAAGGGCTTCCAACATTTCTAG
- a CDS encoding cupin domain-containing protein codes for MKLTTLDHLPEEQVSHNPAIKKKVMLRLNDLPHLINFAQAYFAPGQVATAHSHEDMCEVFFVEAGSGVIQIDGQEHLLQPGTCIAVEPGEVHEIVNNGSINLVLTYFGLGA; via the coding sequence ATGAAACTGACCACTCTCGACCACCTGCCTGAAGAACAGGTTTCTCATAACCCGGCCATTAAGAAGAAAGTAATGCTGCGGTTGAACGACCTGCCGCACTTGATCAACTTTGCTCAGGCCTACTTTGCTCCGGGGCAAGTTGCTACAGCGCATTCCCATGAGGATATGTGTGAAGTTTTTTTTGTCGAAGCTGGCTCAGGTGTGATTCAAATTGATGGGCAGGAACATCTGCTGCAACCAGGCACTTGTATTGCCGTGGAACCTGGGGAAGTGCACGAAATTGTAAACAACGGCTCTATCAACTTAGTCTTGACTTACTTCGGCTTAGGCGCCTAG